In Oncorhynchus masou masou isolate Uvic2021 unplaced genomic scaffold, UVic_Omas_1.1 unplaced_scaffold_1836, whole genome shotgun sequence, the genomic stretch AAACATGGAAATTAAATAATGACAATGTTTGAAATCATTTCACTCAGCAACAGTTTCCACTAGGGGGCGCTCATGAGTAAAGGTTGAAGGTATAGTACAGAAGTACAAACTAAGCTTCCAGACTGTACCTTTCACATCCTCTAGGTCGGTTACATTCAAGGTGTCATTGGGGGGAATAGGGAAGATGCAATCAATTATGAAGACAATTTTAATACCTTCACCATCCTAATTCAACCCCTTTATAGATTTAAATAGTTTCATACCAGTTTTCCTAAATGCTGCTTCTTCCACAATCTCGGTGTGAGTTGCGTTCAAAGGTCCTTCTTCCACAATCTCGGTCTCGGTTGCGTTCAACGGTCCTTCTTCCACAATCTCGGTTGCGTTCAAAGGTCCTTCTTCCACGATCTCGGTCTGGGTTATGTTCAAAGGTCCTTCTTCCACAATCTCGGTGTGAGTTGCGTTCATAGGTCCTTCTTCCACAATCTCGGTGTGAGTTACGTTCAAAGGTCCTTCTTCCACAATCTCGGTTGCGTTCAAAGGTCCTTCTTCCACAATCTCAGTTGCGTTCAAAGGTCCTTCTTCCACAATCTCGGTGTGAGTTACGTTCAACGGTACTTCTTCCACAATCTTGGTGTGAGTTGCGTTCAAAGGTCCTTCTTCCACAATCTCAGTGTGAGTTACGTTCAAAGGTCCTTCTTCCACAATCTTGGTGTGAGTTACGTTCAAAGGTCCTTCTTCCACAATCTCGTTTGCGTTCAACGGTCCTTCTTCCACAATCTTGGTGTGAGTTACGTTCAAAGGTCCTTCTTCCACAATCTCGGTTGCGTTCAACGGTCCTTCTTCCACAATCTTGGTGTGAGTTACGTTCAAAGGTCCTTCTTCCACAATCTCGGTTGTGTTCAACGGTCCTTCTTCCACAATCTTGGTGTGAGTTACGTTCAAAGGTCCTTCTTCCACAATCTCGGTGTGAGTTACGTTCAAAGGTCCTTCTTCCACAATCTCAGTGTGAGTTACGTTCAAAGGTCCTTCTTCCACAATCTCAGTGTGAGTTACGTTCAAAGGTCCTTCTTCCACAATCTCAGTGTGAGTTACGTACAAAGGTCCTTCTTCCACAATCTCGGTGTGAGTTACGTTCAAAGGTCCTTCTTCCACAATCTCGGTTGCGTTCAACGGTCCTTCTTCCACAATCTTGGTGTGAGTTACGTACAAAGGTCCTTCTTCCACAATCTCGGTTGCGTTCAACGGTCCTTCTTCCACAATCTTGGTGTGAGTTACGTACAAAGGTCCTTCTTCCACAATCTCGGTGTGAGTTACGTTCAAAGGTCCTTCTTCCACAATCTCGGTTGCGTTCAACGGTCCTTCTTCCACAATCTTGGTGTGAGTTGCGTTCAACGGTCCTTCTTCCACAATCTTGGTGTGAGTTACGTTCAACGGTCCTTCTTCCACAATCTCGGTTGCGTTCAACGGTCCTTCTTCCACAATCTCGGTTGCGTTCATAGGTCCTTCTTCCACGATCTCGGTGTGAGTTGCGTTCAAAGGTCCTTCTTCCACAATCTTTGTGTGTGCCATTTGTCGGTTATTTAATTCCTCGTTCCCGGTGTCAGTTACATTCAACGTGTCATTACTTGCAGCTAGATTCGCTGACTCTAAGGGGAGAGAGATGCAacagtgttgttttttttacactgaGGAATAAACTTATGTTCATACATGGTGATTCtgagttgttgttgttggtggaatCTCTGCCAGGACAACAGGGACATTGAGGATGAATGCATGTCATTGTTGGTGGAATCTCTGCCAGGACAACAGGGACATTGAGGATGAATGCATGTCATTGTTGGTGGAATCTCTGAACCGCATACTCACCCAGAGAGTCAGACATGTTGTCTTGATGGAAACAGGTGTTCTCTAACAACTGTGCTCTCATGGTCCTATTTCCAGAGGGTTCTGGGTCCTTTAAGGTCGCTGGGGGGCCAGGTAGACCAGGGGGACCGGCAGGGCCAGGAAGGCCCCTTGGACCCGGAGGCCCTTCAAACACAACCAGAGGAACAGAATCTGAACAAGCTTCTCGGAAAAACATTTACAGTATGTAATACAATTATGATCTTTGCAAGTAAAACATCAATTGTAACTATCTTCAAAATCAATTTAGTAGCTCAAATGTAGTTGAGGATGATCTAGTAAaatgaactagtagggtgagctagtaagatgaactagcagggtgagctagAAAGATTaactagcagggtgagctagaaagatgaactagcagggtgagctagtaagatgaactagcagggtgagctagtaagatgaactagcagggtgagctagtaagatgaactagcagggtgagctagtaagatgaactagcagggtgagctagtaagatgaactagcagggtgagctagtaagatgaactagcagggtgagctagtaaaatgaactagcagggtgagctagtaagattaactagtagggtgagctagtagggtgatctagtagggtgagctagtagggtgagctagtaagatgaactagcagggtgagctagtaagatgaactcgtagggtgatctagtaagatgaactagtagggtgagctagtagggtgagctagtaagatgaactagcagggtgagctagtaagatgaactagtagggtgatctagtaagatgaactagtagggtgatctagcggggtgagctagtaagatgaactagcagggtgagctagtaagatgaactagtcatgtgagctagtaagatgaactagtagggtgatctagtaagatgaactagtagggtgatctagtggggtgagctagtaagatgaactagcagggtgagctagtaagatgaactagcagggtgagctagtaagatgaactagcagggtgatctagtaagatgaactagcagggtgatctagtaagatgaactagtagggtgagctagtaagatgagctaGCAAGGTGAGCTAGTAAGgcgagctagtaagatgaactagtagggtgagctagtaagatgaacctagtagggtgagctagtaagatgatgtagtaagatgaactagtagggtgagctagctagtaagatgaactagtaagataaactagtagggtgagctagtaagatgagctagtagggtgatctagtaagatgaactagtagggtgagctagtaagatgagctagtagggtgatctagtaagatgaactagtagggtgagctagtaagattaattagtagggtgagctagtagggtgagctagtaagatgaactagcagggtgagctagtaagatgaactagcagggtgagctagtaagatgaactagcagggtgagctagtaagatgaactagcagggtgagctagtaagatgaactagcagggtgagctagtaagatgaactagcagggtgatctagtaagatgaactagcagggtgatctagtaagatgagctagtaagatgagctaGCAAGGTGAGCTAGTaaggtgagctagtaagatgaactagtagggtgagctagtaagatgatgtagtaagatgaactagtagggtgagctagtaagatgagctagtagggtgatctagtagggtgagctagtaagatgagctagtagggtgatctagtaagatgaactagtagggtgagctagtaagattaattagtagggtgagctagtaagattaattagtaagatgaactagcagggtgagctagaaagatgaactagcagggtgagctagtaagatgaactagcagggtgagctagtaagatgaactagcagggtgagctagtaagatgaactagcagggtgagctagtaagatgaactagcagggtgagctagtaagatgaactagcagggtgagctagtaagatgaactagcagggtgagctagtaagatgaactagcagggtgagctagtaagatgaactagcagggtgagctagtaagatgaactagcagggtgagctagtagggtgagctagtaagatgaactagcagggtgagctagtaagatgaactagcagggtgagctagtaagatgaactagcagggtgagctagtaagatgaactagcagggtgagctagtagggtgagctagtaagatgaactagcagggtgagctagtaagatgaactagcagggtgagctagtaagatgaactagcagggtgagctagtaagatgaactagtagggtgagctagtaagatgaactagtagggtgatctagtaagatgaactagtagggtgatctagtaagatgaactagtagggtgatctagtggggtgagctagtaagatgaactagcagggtgagctagtaagatgaactagcagggtgagctagtaagatgaactagtagggtgagctagtaaaaTGAACTAGCAGGTTgatctagtaagatgaactagtagggtgagctagtaagatgagctagcaaggtgagctagtaagatgaactagtagggtgagctagtaagatgaactagtagggtgatctagtaagatgaactagtagggtgatctagtaagatgaactagtagggtgaaCTAGcggggtgagctagtaagatgaactagcagcgtgagctagtaagatgaactagcagggtgatctagtaagatgaactagcagggtgatctagtaagatgaactagtagggtgagctagtaagatgaactagtagggtgagctagtaaaatgaactagcaggttgagctagtaagatgagctagcaaggtgagctagtaagatgagctagcaaggtgagctagtaagatgagctagcagggtgagctagtaaggtgaactagcagggtgagctagtaagatgagctagtagggtgatctagtaagatgaactagtagggtgagctggTAGggtgaactagtagggtgagctagtaagatgaactagtaagataaactagtagggtgagct encodes the following:
- the LOC135532364 gene encoding uncharacterized protein LOC135532364; the protein is MFFREACSDSVPLVVFEGPPGPRGLPGPAGPPGLPGPPATLKDPEPSGNRTMRAQLLENTCFHQDNMSDSLESANLAASNDTLNVTDTGNEELNNRQMAHTKIVEEGPLNATHTEIVEEGPMNATEIVEEGPLNATEIVEEGPLNVTHTKIVEEGPLNATHTKIVEEGPLNATEIVEEGPLNVTHTEIVEEGPLYVTHTKIVEEGPLNATEIVEEGPLYVTHTKIVEEGPLNATEIVEEGPLNVTHTEIVEEGPLYVTHTEIVEEGPLNVTHTEIVEEGPLNVTHTEIVEEGPLNVTHTEIVEEGPLNVTHTKIVEEGPLNTTEIVEEGPLNVTHTKIVEEGPLNATEIVEEGPLNVTHTKIVEEGPLNANEIVEEGPLNVTHTKIVEEGPLNVTHTEIVEEGPLNATHTKIVEEVPLNVTHTEIVEEGPLNATEIVEEGPLNATEIVEEGPLNVTHTEIVEEGPMNATHTEIVEEGPLNITQTEIVEEGPLNATEIVEEGPLNATETEIVEEGPLNATHTEIVEEAAFRKTEYIIKTITCFPNVTKMETTFGVWMQDAARVNDNHIWMAEHFSGRVLQEYKSIASFPNSRSIDMRKFYQGCGHIIYNGSVYYHNAGTSKVVKDNLKTRRLQTLAIENALYHNRTYLFHNSKTYFKFAVDENGLWLIYASAISGTVMVAKLNHKRFSVLSVVTTSYPVPNAGNAFVACGVLYMTDSKDTKVTHAFDLMKEKPLNVSLDLRSANGIMAMLSYYPKNQLLYMWDNSYVKICKTYFTLDQKSLVNCYGRK